From Xenopus tropicalis strain Nigerian chromosome 3, UCB_Xtro_10.0, whole genome shotgun sequence, the proteins below share one genomic window:
- the LOC101732966 gene encoding extracellular calcium-sensing receptor yields the protein MPRGHGIPPVPLSAVLFCTLAVTVASKISCNLPSEDIGSYISRPGDIIVGGIIPVHFNIYNKANFTSQPRELQCRTVVDEYYLTLQALIFTVERINADPELLPNITLGFHIYDTCRTLQRAAQGTLLMLSGGKDITPNYQCHTVAPYAGVIGDSTSRRSILMAQILGLYRYPQVSYYATSPILSDRNQFPSFLRTIPSDEFQMKGLAQLVSYFGWSWLGILATDDEYGQFGLQIIKQEIAKTGACVAFAEYILTSKPDRNAPHLIQVIQMSTARVVVVISTSTDFAIVLEEMLKQNVTGYTWIGSEGWSTSDLLSNKRFQGILTGTAGFAIHQRQMPQFPQHLSSLSPLNDPYDTFMREYWEQTFSCRWPDSDTSAANGSLKACTGNENLASLIAGIDYRTGHTLYVAVYAIAWGLHSMINCSPGYGPFHAGSCANISSFYPWQLLHYVRNVNFMTSDGARVFFDEKGNPPAIYDIVNWRLSAKGSLEKVTVGSYDSSSPDGKTLKLNVSNIKWITQTQVPVSYCSPACPSGFRKLIVPGKPPCCYECARCPQGQISNQTDAAECHPCSWDTWPNLQQDRCLPRPTEFLTYTEPLGYSLAAITSFSTLTPITILGVFIYYRKTPIVRANNYSLSCLLLLSLFLCFLCSLGFIGYPQPEKCLLRQVAFGMVFALCISCVLAKTITVVIAFNATKPGSRLRKWTGAKVPYCVIVFCALIQLFLCVMWLILSPPFHEYDTDTKPGVLIVNCNEGSTTAFWCMLGYLGLLASISFIVAFLARRLPDSFNEAKLITFSMLAFLSVWVSFIPAYLSARGMYTVAMEVFAILSSSWAVVGCIFVPKCFIVLFRPNLNSREHLLGKK from the exons ATGCCCCGGGGCCACGGAATCCCTCCGGTGCCCCTCTCGGCCGTACTGTTCTGTACATTAGCTGTCACCGTGGCTTCCAAAATCAGCTGCAACCTGCCCAGCGAGGATATTGGCAGCTACATCAGTCGCCCAGGAGATATTATCGTAGGGGGAATCATTCCGGTTCATTTTAACATCTACAATAAGGCCAATTTCACCAGCCAACCCCGGGAGCTGCAATGTCGGAC GGTTGTTGATGAGTATTACTTGACCCTACAGGCCCTGATATTTACTGTAGAGAGGATTAATGCAGACCCAGAGCTCCTGCCCAACATTACACTGGGTTTCCATATTTATGACACGTGCAGAACATTACAGCGAGCGGCCCAGGGAACGCTATTAATGCTCTCGGGAGGAAAAGATATCACCCCAAATTATCAATGTCACACAGTAGCACCCTACGCTGGCGTCATTGGTGATTCTACATCCAGACGTTCCATTCTTATGGCCCAGATCTTGGGGCTGTACCGATACCCACAG GTCAGTTATTACGCAACCAGCCCTATTCTAAGCGACCGGAACCAGTTCCCTTCCTTCTTGCGGACCATTCCCAGTGATGAGTTTCAAATGAAAGGCCTAGCCCAGCTGGTTTCCTACTTCGGTTGGTCTTGGCTGGGCATCTTGGCCACCGATGATGAGTACGGTCAGTTCGGACTTCAGATAATAAAGCAGGAGATAGCGAAGACTGGGGCTTGTGTGGCCTTTGCTGAGTACATACTGACCAGTAAGCCTGACAGAAATGCTCCTCATCTCATACAAGTGATACAAATGTCAACTGCAAGGGTGGTGGTTGTGATCTCGACCAGTACAGACTTTGCCATCGTCCTGGAAGAGATGCTGAAGCAGAACGTGACGGGCTACACTTGGATCGGCAGCGAAGGCTGGTCGACCTCCGATTTGCTTTCTAACAAGAGATTCCAAGGGATACTGACCGGCACCGCCGGCTTCGCCATACACCAAAGGCAGATGCCCCAGTTCCCTCAGCATCTCAGCAGCCTCAGCCCTTTGAACGATCCTTACGATACGTTCAtgagggaatattgggagcaaacGTTCTCTTGTCGATGGCCGGATTCCGACACCTCGGCGGCCAATGGGAGCTTGAAGGCGTGTACAGGGAATGAAAATCTGGCGAGTCTGATCGCGGGAATAGACTATCGGACAGGCCACACTTTATATGTGGCTGTTTATGCCATCGCCTGGGGCCTACATAGTATGATCAATTGTTCTCCTGGATATGGACCATTCCACGCCGGCTCGTGTGCCAATATTTCATCTTTCTACCCTTGGCAA CTCCTCCATTACGTTAGAAATGTAAACTTTATGACCAGCGACGGAGCCCGGGTTTTCTTTGACGAGAAGGGGAACCCTCCGGCCATATACGACATCGTAAACTGGCGGCTGAGTGCCAAAGGCTCCCTGGAGAAGGTTACAGTTGGCAGTTACGACTCGAGCAGCCCCGATGGGAAAACACTGAAACTCAATGTTTCTAACATTAAATGGATCACCCAGACACAG GTTCCTGTATCGTACTGCAGCCCAGCTTGTCCCTCAGGATTTAGGAAGCTGATCGTACCAGGGAAACCCCCCTGTTGCTATGAGTGTGCCCGGTGTCCCCAGGGGCAGATTTCGAACCAAACAG ATGCTGCGGAATGTCATCCATGTTCCTGGGACACGTGGCCCAATCTACAGCAGGACAGATGCCTACCAAGGCCTACAGAGTTCCTTACCTATACGGAGCCTTTGGGTTACAGCTTAGCAGCCATCACTAGCTTCTCTACTTTGACCCCCATTACTATATTgggagtttttatttattataggaaAACACCAATAGTCCGAGCCAACAACTACTCCCTTagctgccttctcctgctttccctgttcctctgtttcctttgctctttagggttcattggttacccacaacctgaaaagtgccttctgcgccaggtggcatttgggatggtttttgccctctgcatctcctgtgttctggccaaaaccatcactgttgtcattgcctttaatgcaaccaaacccgGCAGCAGGTTAAGAAAGTGGACAGGGGCGAAGGTGCCCTACTGCGTTATTGTGTTCTGTGCCTTAATTCAATTATTTCTGTGTGTTATGTGGTTGATATTGTCTCCTCCCTTCCATGAGTATGACACTGACACAAAACCTGGAGTACTTATAGTGAACTGCAATGAAGGCTCAACCACTgctttctggtgcatgctgggataccttggactcttggcctccatcagtttcattgttgccttcctggccagacgcctccctgacagtttcaatgaagccaaattgatcacattcagtatgttggctttcctcagtgtgtgggtgtcctttatcccagcctatctcagtgcccggggcatgtatactgtggcaatggaggtctttgccatcctgtcttccagttgggctgtggtgggctgtatctttgtgccaaaatgtttcaTTGTATTGTTCAGACCCAATCTGAACTCCAGAGAACATCTCCTTGGAAAAAAATAG
- the LOC101733014 gene encoding extracellular calcium-sensing receptor codes for MQALIFAVEEINSNPELLPNITLGYEVVDTCYTLRRAAQGTLSMLSRGTESTPNYNCHQGTRLAGVVGDSGSTRSILMAQILGLYQYPQISYFATSLVLSDRNLFPSFFRTVPSDEFQMRGLAQLVSHFGWSWVGLLANDNDYGQYGLQIAMQEIINSGACVAFTENILTGRPNRNAPRLAQVIKESTAKVVIAITGDSDWVIVLEELLRQNVTGKIWIATESWATSDLLTNERFQGILLGAIGFAIYSGQMPRFSEYLNSLHPSNDLYDPFIKEFWEQAFSCKWPSQKNVSLVDNVREQTCTGNERLESVLTKVDRRVSGNVYTAVYAIAWALHNLLNCTAGVGPFHHGACANISSFHPSHLLQYIKKVNFNTPAGNRVFFNESGNPPAIYDIVNWHLTSQGSLGQITVGKYDLSAPNGKRLYIDNGVINWASKTQIPPSKCSPSCPSGFRKVIVPGKPPCCYECARCPQGQISNQTDALDCHPCSWDMWPNLQQDRCLPRITEFLSYENPLGYSLAAISMLSSMIPLVILGIFIHYKNTPIVKANNYSLSYLLLLSLFLCFLCSLGFIGYPQPEKCLLRQVAFGMVFALCISCVLAKTITVVIAFNATKPGSRLRKWTGVKVSYCVIMLCALIQIIDCALWLIFSPPFHELDTDTKPGVIIVYCNEGSPTAFWCMLGYLGLLASISFIVAFLARRLPDSFNEAKLITFSMLAFLSLWVSFIPAYLSARGMYTVAMEVFAILSSSWAVVGCIFVPKCFIILFRPNLNSRENLIGKRT; via the exons ATGCAGGCTTTAATATTCGCTGTGGAGGAGATTAACTCAAACCCTGAGCTCCTTCCCAACATCACTTTGGGTTATGAGGTCGTCGACACCTGCTATACTTTACGGCGAGCAGCACAAGGAACTCTTTCAATGCTGTCAAGAGGAACAGAGAGCACCCCAAATTATAACTGTCACCAAGGGACTCGTCTTGCTGGTGTTGTTGGAGACTCAGGATCCACACGGTCTATTCTTATGGCCCAAATCCTGGGGCTGTACCAGTATCCACAG ATCAGTTATTTTGCAACCAGCCTCGTTCTAAGTGATCGGAATCTGTTCCCTTCCTTTTTCCGTACGGTACCTAGTGATGAGTTTCAGATGAGGGGTCTGGCCCAACTGGTTTCTCATTTTGGTTGGTCTTGGGTTGGTCTCCTGGCCAATGATAATGACTATGGTCAATATGGACTTCAGATAGCAATGCAGGAAATTATAAATAGTGGTGCCTGTGTGGCCTTCACTGAGAATATACTGACCGGCCGACCCAATAGGAATGCTCCTCGGCTTGCACAGGTCATTAAAGAATCAACTGCAAAGGTTGTGATTGCGATTACCGGTGATTCTGATTGGGTGATTGTGTTGGAAGAGCTGTTGAGGCAGAATGTGACTGGAAAGATTTGGATTGCGACTGAATCATGGGCAACTTCAGATTTACTCACTAATGAACGATTCCAAGGGATTTTGTTGGGCGCCATTGGTTTCGCGATCTACAGTGGGCAGATGCCAAGGTTTAGTGAGTATCTAAACAGCCTCCATCCATCAAATGATCTTTATGATCCATTtataaaggaattctgggaacaagcCTTCTCTTGTAAGTGGCCCAGTCAGAAAAATGTTTCCCTGGTGGACAATGTCAGAGAACAAACCTGTACAGGGAATGAAAGGCTGGAGAGTGTATTAACTAAAGTAGATCGGCGAGTGTCTGGCAATGTCTACACTGCTGTCTATGCCATTGCCTGGGCCCTACATAATCTGCTTAACTGCACAGCCGGAGTTGGGCCATTCCATCATGGCGCCTGTGCCAACATTTCATCATTTCACCCTTCGCAT CTTCTCCAATATATTAAAAAAGTGAACTTCAATACCCCGGCTGGGAATCGAGTATTTTTCAATGAAAGTGGGAACCCTCCAGCCATCTATGATATTGTGAATTGGCATCTGACTTCCCAGGGCTCCCTGGGGCAAATCACAGTTGGAAAATATGACTTGAGTGCGCCCAATGGGAAACGTTTATATATAGATAATGGTGTGATTAACTGGGCCAGCAAAACCCAG ATTCCTCCTTCCAAGTGCAGCCCAAGTTGTCCTTCAGGATTTAGGAAGGTGATTGTACCAGGAAAGCCTCCTTGTTGCTATGAGTGTGCCCGGTGTCCCCAGGGGCAGATATCCAATCAAACAG ATGCCTTGGATTGCCATCCATGTTCCTGGGACATGTGGCCCAATCTACAGCAGGACAGATGCCTACCAAGAATTACAGAGTTCCTTTCCTATGAAAATCCTTTGGGTTACAGCTTAGCAGCCATTTCCATGTTGTCCTCCATGATCCCTCTTGTAATTTTGGGaatttttattcattataaaaATACACCAATTGTAAAAGCCAACAACTATTCTCTTAGTTATcttctcctgctttccctgttcctctgtttcctttgctctttagggttcattggttacccacaacctgaaaagtgccttctgcgccaggtggcatttgggatggtttttgccctctgcatctcctgtgttctggccaaaaccatcactgttgtcattgcctttaatgcaaccaaacccgGCAGCAGGTTAAGAAAGTGGACAGGGGTGAAGGTCTCCTACTGTGTCATTATGCTTTGTGCCTTGATTCAGATAATTGACTGTGCACTTTGGCTTATCTTCTCTCCTCCCTTCCATGAACTTGACACTGACACCAAGCCTGGAGTCATCATAGTTTATTGCAATGAAGGATCACCCACTgctttctggtgcatgctgggataccttggactcttggcctccatcagtttcattgttgccttcctggccagacgcctccctgacagtttcaatgaagccaaattgatcacattcagtatgttggctttcctcagtttgtgggtgtcctttatcccagcctatctcagtgcccggggcatgtatactgtggcaatggaggtctttgccatcctgtcttccagttgggctgtggtgggctgtatctttgtgccaaaatgtttcaTTATATTATTCAGACCCAACCTGAACTCCAGAGAGAATCTTATAGGGAAAAGGACATAA
- the LOC100492191 gene encoding extracellular calcium-sensing receptor-like, whose protein sequence is MAIMTRFAIEYYQGMQALIFAVEEINSNPELLPNITLGYDVLDTCYTLRRAAQGTLSMLSGGTQSTPNYNCHQGTRLAGVVGDSGSTRTILMAQILGLYQYPQLLQYIKKVNFKTPAGNRVFFDERGNPPAIYDIVNWHLTSQGSLGQITVPVSKCSPSCSSGFRKVIVPRKPPCCYDCAQCPQGQISNQTDAVECHPCSWDTWPNLQQDRCLPRPTEFLSYGDPLGYSLAAISIFSSLIPLGVLGVFIHQKKTPIVRANNYSLSCLLLLSLFLCFLCSLGFIGYPQPEKCLLRQVAFGMVFALCISCVLAKTITVVIAFNATKPGSRLRKWTGVKVSYCVIGFCIFVQIIDCALWLIFSPPFHELDTDTQPGVIIANCNEGSPTAFWCMLGYLGLLASISFIVAFLARRLPDSFNEAKLITFSMLAFLSVWVSFIPAYLSARGMYTVAMEVFAILSSSWAVVGCIFVPKCYIVLFRPNLNSRENLIGKRTT, encoded by the exons GTTTGCTATTGAGTATTACCAGGGCATGCAGGCTTTAATATTTGCTGTGGAGGAGATTAACTCAAACCCTGAGCTCCTTCCCAACATCACTTTGGGCTACGATGTCCTTGATACCTGCTATACTTTACGGCGAGCAGCACAAGGGACTCTTTCAATGCTGTCCGGAGGAACACAGAGCACCCCAAATTATAACTGTCACCAAGGGACTCGTCTTGCTGGTGTTGTTGGTGACTCAGGATCCACACGAACCATCCTTATGGCCCAAATCCTGGGGCTGTACCAGTATCCACAG CTTCTACAATACATTAAAAAAGTGAACTTCAAGACCCCGGCTGGGAATCGAGTATTTTTCGATGAAAGAGGGAACCCTCCAGCCATCTATGATATTGTGAATTGGCATCTGACTTCCCAGGGCTCCCTGGGGCAAATCACA GTTCCTGTTTCCAAGTGCAGCCCAAGCTGTTCCTCAGGATTTAGGAAGGTGATTGTACCAAGGAAACCCCCATGCTGCTATGATTGTGCCCAGTGTCCCCAGGGGCAAATATCCAATCAAACAG ATGCTGTGGAATGCCATCCATGTTCCTGGGACACGTGGCCCAATCTACAGCAGGACAGATGCCTACCAAGGCCTACAGAGTTCCTTTCCTATGGAGATCCTTTGGGTTACAGCTTAGCAGCCATTTCCATCTTCTCTTCCCTGATCCCACTTGGTGTTCTAGGAGTTTTTATTCACCAAAAAAAGACGCCAATAGTCCGAGCCAACAACTACTCCCTTagctgccttctcctgctttccctgttcctctgtttcctttgctctttagggttcattggttacccacagcctgaaaagtgccttctgcgccaggtggcatttgggatggtttttgccctctgcatctcctgtgttctggccaaaaccatcactgttgtcattgcctttaatgcaaccaaacccgGCAGCAGGTTAAGAAAGTGGACAGGGGTGAAGGTCTCCTACTGTGTCATTGGGTTTTGTATCTTTGTTCAGATAATTGACTGTGCACTTTGGCTGATCTTCTCTCCTCCCTTCCATGAACTTGACACTGACACACAACCTGGTGTGATCATAGCTAATTGCAATGAAGGATCACCCACagctttctggtgcatgctgggataccttggcctcttggcctccatcagtttcattgttgccttcctggccagacgcctccctgacagtttcaatgaagccaaattgatcacattcagtatgttggctttcctcagtgtgtgggtgtcctttatcccagcctatctcagtgcccggggcatgtatactgtggcaatggaggtctttgccatcctgtcttccagttgggctgtggtgggctgtatctttgtgccaaaatgttacattgTATTGTTTAGACCCAACCTAAACTCTAGAGAGAATCTTATAGGAAAAAGGACAACCTAA